From Triticum aestivum cultivar Chinese Spring chromosome 4A, IWGSC CS RefSeq v2.1, whole genome shotgun sequence, a single genomic window includes:
- the LOC123084771 gene encoding uncharacterized protein has translation MEKDSHKEGEGATAWMTVPAFGDWDMKNGAMPDYSMDFSKIREMRKQNKKELSRASLGGDDDLLAHHKQHHHQQQPAAKAPQQPTKLGAPAKDHGRDHSPTGRKRFLSYFQCCIKA, from the exons ATGGAGAAGGACAGCCACAAGGAG ggggagggggcgacggcgtGGATGACGGTGCCGGCGTTCGGGGACTGGGACATGAAGAACGGCGCCATGCCGGACTACTCCATGGACTTCTCCAAGATCCGGGAGATGCGCAAGCAGAACAAGAAGGAGCTCTCCCGCGCCAGCCTCGGCGGCGACGACGACCTCCTCGCCCACCAcaagcagcaccaccaccagcagcagcccGCCGCCAAGGCTCCCCAGCAGCCCACCAAGCTCGGCGCTCCGGCCAAAGACCACGGCCGCGACCACTCGCCCACC GGAAGGAAGAGGTTCCTGAGCTATTTCCAGTGCTGCATCAAGGCCTGA
- the LOC123084772 gene encoding glycerol-3-phosphate dehydrogenase [NAD(+)], chloroplastic isoform X1 codes for MAAAAAFLPPAPIFRPRTTTARHRASPICAAASDVPPPDAETDEGEAPRSGRKDRRRVVRIAWEKLVRWSRSWRSRNRSDVLETTRKVVVLGGGSFGTAMAAQVAAKKPDLEVAMLLRDDLVCRSINHRHVNSKYLSEYSLPENIVATTSASEALAGADFCFHAVPVQFSSSFLGSISTYVDPKLPFISLSKGLELNTLRTMSQIIPLALGNPRQPFIVLSGPSFAVELMEKLPTAMVVASKDKKLASAVQQLLASSNLRISTSSDVTGVEIAGALKNVLAIAAGIVEGMHLGNNCMAALVAQGCSEIRWLATKMGAKPTTLSGLSGSGDIMLTCFVNLSRNRNVGLRLGSGEKLDEILDSMNQVAEGVSTAGAVIALAQKYNVKLPVLTAVARIIDNELTPKRAVMELMNLPQCHSGCPSSIRRWQGASGFQMTPRGVTWGPMCIFWDPI; via the exons atggccgccgccgccgccttccttccCCCCGCCCCAATCTTTCGCCCTCGCACCACCACCGCTCGCCACCGTGCCTCACCCATCTGCGCTGCCGCCTCCGACGTACCGCCGCCAGATGCCGAGACGGACGAGGGAGAGGCCCCACGCAGCGGCCGGAAGGACCGGCGCCGCGTGGTGCGGATCGCGTGGGAGAAGCTCGTCCGCTGGTCTCGCTCCTGGCGCAGCCGCAACCGCAGCGACGTCCTCGAGACCACGCGCAAG GTGGTGGTCCTCGGTGGGGGCTCGTTCGGAACGGCGATGGCGGCGCAGGTGGCAGCCAAGAAGCCCGACCTTGAGGTGGCCATGCTGCTCCGGGATGACCTCGTCTGCCGCTCCATCAACCACCGCCATGTCAACTC CAAATACTTGTCAGAATACAGCTTGCCAGAAAACATTGTTGCAACAACTAGTGCTAGCGAGGCGTTAGCAGGAGCTGATTTCTGCTTCCACGCTGTCCCTGTTCAG TTCAGTTCATCCTTTCTTGGCAGTATTTCAACTTATGTTGATCCAAAGTTGCCATTCATATCGCTTAGCAAAGGGCTAGAACTTAACACCCTTCGGACAATGTCTCAAATCATTCCTCTTGCATTGGGAAATCCTCGCCAGCCATTTATTGTTCTGTCAGGACCTTCTTTTGCCGTGGAACTGATGGAGAAACTACCAACAG CTATGGTGGTGGCATCCAAAGACAAAAAGCTGGCAAGTGCTGTTCAGCAGCTCTTAGCGTCTTCAAATTTGAGGATAAGCACATCAAG TGACGTTACAGGGGTAGAAATTGCAGGGGCACTTAAGAATGTTCTTGCAATAGCAGCAGGTATAGTAGAAGGTATGCATCTTGGAAATAATTGTATGGCTGCCCTTGTTGCTCAAGGCTGTTCTGAAATTCGGTGGTTGGCGACAAAG ATGGGAGCAAAGCCAACAACCCTTTCTGGTTTATCTGGCTCGGGTGATATCATGCTTACATGTTTTGTCAATCTTTCACGGAACAGAAACGTGGGATTGCGTCTTGGTTCAGGCGAGAAACTTGATGAGATCTTGGATTCAATGAATCAG GTTGCTGAAGGCGTGTCAACTGCTGGCGCTGTCATCGCATTAGCTCAGAAGTACAACGTCAAACTGCCAGTCTTGACAGCGGTAGCACGGATAATTGATAATGAACTAACTCCGAAGAGGGCTGTTATGGAGTTAATGAATCTTCCACAG TGTCATAGTGGATGCCCGTCATCTATTCGGCGGTGGCAAGGAGCGTCTGGGTTTCAGATGACGCCTCGCGGAGTGACGTGGGGGCCAATGTGTATTTTCTGGGATCCAATATAG
- the LOC123084772 gene encoding glycerol-3-phosphate dehydrogenase [NAD(+)], chloroplastic isoform X2: MAAAAAFLPPAPIFRPRTTTARHRASPICAAASDVPPPDAETDEGEAPRSGRKDRRRVVRIAWEKLVRWSRSWRSRNRSDVLETTRKVVVLGGGSFGTAMAAQVAAKKPDLEVAMLLRDDLVCRSINHRHVNSKYLSEYSLPENIVATTSASEALAGADFCFHAVPVQFSSSFLGSISTYVDPKLPFISLSKGLELNTLRTMSQIIPLALGNPRQPFIVLSGPSFAVELMEKLPTAMVVASKDKKLASAVQQLLASSNLRISTSSDVTGVEIAGALKNVLAIAAGIVEGMHLGNNCMAALVAQGCSEIRWLATKMGAKPTTLSGLSGSGDIMLTCFVNLSRNRNVGLRLGSGEKLDEILDSMNQVAEGVSTAGAVIALAQKYNVKLPVLTAVARIIDNELTPKRAVMELMNLPQVEEV; the protein is encoded by the exons atggccgccgccgccgccttccttccCCCCGCCCCAATCTTTCGCCCTCGCACCACCACCGCTCGCCACCGTGCCTCACCCATCTGCGCTGCCGCCTCCGACGTACCGCCGCCAGATGCCGAGACGGACGAGGGAGAGGCCCCACGCAGCGGCCGGAAGGACCGGCGCCGCGTGGTGCGGATCGCGTGGGAGAAGCTCGTCCGCTGGTCTCGCTCCTGGCGCAGCCGCAACCGCAGCGACGTCCTCGAGACCACGCGCAAG GTGGTGGTCCTCGGTGGGGGCTCGTTCGGAACGGCGATGGCGGCGCAGGTGGCAGCCAAGAAGCCCGACCTTGAGGTGGCCATGCTGCTCCGGGATGACCTCGTCTGCCGCTCCATCAACCACCGCCATGTCAACTC CAAATACTTGTCAGAATACAGCTTGCCAGAAAACATTGTTGCAACAACTAGTGCTAGCGAGGCGTTAGCAGGAGCTGATTTCTGCTTCCACGCTGTCCCTGTTCAG TTCAGTTCATCCTTTCTTGGCAGTATTTCAACTTATGTTGATCCAAAGTTGCCATTCATATCGCTTAGCAAAGGGCTAGAACTTAACACCCTTCGGACAATGTCTCAAATCATTCCTCTTGCATTGGGAAATCCTCGCCAGCCATTTATTGTTCTGTCAGGACCTTCTTTTGCCGTGGAACTGATGGAGAAACTACCAACAG CTATGGTGGTGGCATCCAAAGACAAAAAGCTGGCAAGTGCTGTTCAGCAGCTCTTAGCGTCTTCAAATTTGAGGATAAGCACATCAAG TGACGTTACAGGGGTAGAAATTGCAGGGGCACTTAAGAATGTTCTTGCAATAGCAGCAGGTATAGTAGAAGGTATGCATCTTGGAAATAATTGTATGGCTGCCCTTGTTGCTCAAGGCTGTTCTGAAATTCGGTGGTTGGCGACAAAG ATGGGAGCAAAGCCAACAACCCTTTCTGGTTTATCTGGCTCGGGTGATATCATGCTTACATGTTTTGTCAATCTTTCACGGAACAGAAACGTGGGATTGCGTCTTGGTTCAGGCGAGAAACTTGATGAGATCTTGGATTCAATGAATCAG GTTGCTGAAGGCGTGTCAACTGCTGGCGCTGTCATCGCATTAGCTCAGAAGTACAACGTCAAACTGCCAGTCTTGACAGCGGTAGCACGGATAATTGATAATGAACTAACTCCGAAGAGGGCTGTTATGGAGTTAATGAATCTTCCACAG GTCGAGGAAGTCTAA